The genomic stretch TAGTTCATCTGTAGGATGTTTCCTCTAAGCAAGACCATGGTCTAGAACCAACTGATCTTATCCACACAGCAGATTGTATACAATTTCCGCATCTCAGCTTAACCTTGTGCCCCTCTCGCGCTTCTACATCCTGGAGTTGAACCCATGAAAGTCTATGACGTGGTGATCATCGGCGGTGGCCCTGGCGGCTACAACGCAGCCATCCGTGCTGGCCAGTTGGGCCTGAGCGTTGCTTGCGTGGAAGGCCGCTCGACCTTGGGCGGTACCTGCCTGAACGTCGGCTGCATGCCATCCAAGGCACTGCTGCATGCTTCGGAGCTTTACGAAGCGGCCAGCGGTGACGAGTTCGCCCACCTCGGTATCGAAGTCAAGCCTACCCTCAACCTCGCCCAGATGATGAAACAGAAGGATGAGAGCGTGGCAGGCCTGACCAAGGGCATCGAATACCTGTTTCGCAAGAACAAGGTCGAGTGGATCAAAGGCTGGGGCCGCCTGGATGGCATCGGCAAGGTCGTGGTCAAGGCCGAAGACGGCAGCGAAACAGCGTTGCAGGCCAAGGACATCGTCATTGCCACCGGCTCTGAGCCCACCCCTCTGCCAGGTGTGACCGTCGACAACCAGCGCATCATTGACTCGACCGGCGCGCTGTCGCTGCCGCAAGTGCCCAAGCACCTGGTCGTCATCGGTGCTGGCGTGATCGGTCTTGAGCTGGGTTCAGTCTGGCGCCGCCTGGGTAGCCAGGTCACCGTCATCGAATACCTGGACCGCATTTGCCCAGGCACTGACACGGAAACCGCCAAGGCCCTGCAGAAGGCTCTAGCCAAGCAAGGCATGGTGTTCAAGCTGGGCAGTAAAGTGACTCAGGCTACCGCAGGTGCAGATGGCGTCAGCCTGACGCTGGAGCCTGCCGCCGGGGATACCGCAGAATCGCTGCAAGCCGATTACGTGTTGGTGGCTATCGGCCGTCGCCCTTATACCAAAGGGCTGAACCTGGAAAGCGTGGGCCTGGAAGCCGACAAGCGCGGCATGCTCGGCAACGAGCACCACCGTACCTCAGTACCAGGTGTCTGGGTGATTGGCGACGTCACTTCGGGCCCGATGCTGGCGCACAAGGCCGAAGACGAAGCGGTGGCCTGTATCGAACGCATCGCCGGCAAGCCCCACGAGGTCAACTACAACCTCATCCCTGGCGTGATCTATACCCGCCCAGAGATGGCCACCGTGGGCAAGACTGAAGAGCAGCTCAAGGCCGAAGGGCGTGCCTACAAGGTTGGCAAGTTCCCCTTCACCGCCAACAGCCGTGCCAAGATCAACCACGAGACCGAAGGATTCGCCAAGGTCATCGCCGATGCCGAAACCGATGAAGTACTGGGTGTGCACCTGGTGGGCCCAAGCGTCAGCGAGATGATTGGTGAGTTCTGCGTGGCTATGGAGTTCTCGGCCTCGGCAGAAGATATCGCCCTCACCTGCCACCCGCACCCGACACGCTCCGAGGCCCTGCGCCAGGCGGCGATGAATGTGGATGGCATGGCCATGCAAATCTGACCAGTCTCATTCGCTGCGTCGGGCCATGAACATGATCTGGATCTGGATCTGAATTTGGATCTGGATCTGGATCTGGATCTGGATCTGGATCTGGATCTGGATCTGAGTCGTATGAGTTAGTGGCCGTTCTCTGACAATCAGAAAAGAAAAACCCTCCGGTTGGAGGGCTTTTCTGGATTTAGAGAATTAAAACTGTCGCGGGAGCGTCCCGTTTTCGGCGGCCTTCAGCCTCAGAGGACATGCAAAACTGTCGCAAGGCGCAGAAATGTAGCTTATTTCCATCATCCTCAAAGACCTGATTGATGTCGTCACGCAGATGGCATCGCGCTAGGTCATGTTGAAATCGTTGTTCTGTTGCTGGGCGCTATTGTTGAATACCTGACTCGTAGGCGAGGTAACGCTGGCAGGCTGGCCCAAGAGATGCGAGCCAGTCCGAAAGGCGCAAGAATTGGACAATGGATGGTTGAGCATGAAAATGCGTTGAAGAGTAGGCCTGACTTGCAGAAGGCTGAAGCGCGCAAAGGAGCAATAGGTTCACAAGAAGCCCCCGCCCCAGCGCCTACACCTCGCTCTGATACTAGTTCTCCAAGGGATCTCAAGCCGAAGAGATCATATGAGAATCCTGGCAATTTGATTCCAACGCAATCCAGATCTGAAATGTCCGGTTCGCAGATTAAGCGCCTCACGAAAGCTATGGAAAAGAATGGGTTCAACCCAAATCATCCGGTTGATGTTTGGAGGAATCCCAGCACAGGGCGACTGGAAATCCAAGACGGAGACCATAGGGCGGCAGCAGCCAAAAAGCGGGCATTGAAAAAATTCCAGTCGAAGTTTAGGAGTGATGTAATGACTAAACAATATAAAGCTGCATTTATAGTCCCGATCAGGGCCAGCAGGATCCTCGGAGAGGATGGCTGGGAGTTTGAAAGCTCTGAGCGCTTGTCTAAAAATCTTTGCAATCACTTAATTGAAAATCTAAGAGTTAAGTTTATAGAAGAGTATTGCGACATAATTAAATATGCAGGCGAAGGCATAAGG from Pseudomonas putida encodes the following:
- the lpdA gene encoding dihydrolipoyl dehydrogenase; its protein translation is MKVYDVVIIGGGPGGYNAAIRAGQLGLSVACVEGRSTLGGTCLNVGCMPSKALLHASELYEAASGDEFAHLGIEVKPTLNLAQMMKQKDESVAGLTKGIEYLFRKNKVEWIKGWGRLDGIGKVVVKAEDGSETALQAKDIVIATGSEPTPLPGVTVDNQRIIDSTGALSLPQVPKHLVVIGAGVIGLELGSVWRRLGSQVTVIEYLDRICPGTDTETAKALQKALAKQGMVFKLGSKVTQATAGADGVSLTLEPAAGDTAESLQADYVLVAIGRRPYTKGLNLESVGLEADKRGMLGNEHHRTSVPGVWVIGDVTSGPMLAHKAEDEAVACIERIAGKPHEVNYNLIPGVIYTRPEMATVGKTEEQLKAEGRAYKVGKFPFTANSRAKINHETEGFAKVIADAETDEVLGVHLVGPSVSEMIGEFCVAMEFSASAEDIALTCHPHPTRSEALRQAAMNVDGMAMQI
- a CDS encoding ParB N-terminal domain-containing protein; this translates as MVEHENALKSRPDLQKAEARKGAIGSQEAPAPAPTPRSDTSSPRDLKPKRSYENPGNLIPTQSRSEMSGSQIKRLTKAMEKNGFNPNHPVDVWRNPSTGRLEIQDGDHRAAAAKKRALKKFQSKFRSDVMTKQYKAAFIVPIRASRILGEDGWEFESSERLSKNLCNHLIENLRVKFIEEYCDIIKYAGEGIRMSLLLDDNQEVEVIYLQLSVEALASLSEMCQSIDISSEAEFFVP